The genome window GAGATTTCTTCAAACGACAGACTTTGCTCCTAGTTTCAGACTTGCACTGCACACCCAGTGGCAAGTCTATATACACTTCTTCTAAGTCCCCATTGAGAAAcgcattttttacatcaaactGTTTCAAAGGCCACTCCCGACTGGCTGCTATAGATATGAGAATACGGATTGTGTCAAGCTTGGCAACCGGTACAAAAGTCTCAGTATAATCCACGCTATATTTTTGTGTATACCCCTTTGCAACCAACCGGGCTTTATACCTATCAATGCTGCCATCAGTTTTAAGTTTCACAGTGAACACCCATCGACACCCaattgtcttctttccttgAAGTAGGGAGACAAGTTCCCAAGTTGAGTTCTTTTGTAGAGCTTGCATTTCTTCATTTACTGCATTGGCCCAAGCTGGATTTGTCAAAGCTTCCTGCACATTACTAGGGATGCATATATTGGATGAATGATTAACAGTAAGTGCATATGATTCAGACAACCTATGGTTAGAGACATAATTGTTGATTGGATATTGGATATTGACTCTATGATCGGGTTCATACTGTTTCTTTGGGACACCCTTGTTTGATCTTTGGGAACATCTTGGGGCTGCAGTAGCAGGAGGAACATCCTGGGCATAAGAAATATCAGTAAATATATTTGACTCATCAGATATAGGTTGGAGGAGTACCTGGGATTCAACATTCTGAGAAGATTCGTTGGTTAATGGTGTTAACAAAGGCAATTCTATATTTATTTGTGACTCCTCATCAGTGCTTCTGCCCCGTGACTTCTCATTAGTGCCACTGCTCCCAAACTGTTCAATTATGTTTTCCAACTCAACAAATTCGTTCATATCACTCTCTTGTAGCAAATATTCATTGCTGGATTGCTCCCCCTGGGAGGAAATGATGGAAccttcttttaaataaaatgattcagTCTCACGGAAGGAGACATCCAATGTGACGTATAACTTTTGAGTGTGAGGATCATAGCATCTGTACCCTTTCTGTAAGTCTGAATATCCAACAAAAACACATCGAGTGGCACATGGATCAAGTTTAGTTCGTAACACTTTTGGAATGTGAAAATAAGCAGTACACCCAAACACTCTCGGCTCAAGGTTTGGAAGGTGCGGGGTGGACAATAAGGATTGCATCCTCTGTTGAGGTGTCTGAAAATCTATCACTCGAGAAGGTGTTCGATTGATCAAATACACAGCAGACTTTGCAGCTTCTCCCCAGTAGTACCGTGGCATGTGCATGCCAAAAAGAGAGGCACGAACCACTTCTAAAATTTGCCTGTTTTTTCGTTCGGCCAACCCGTTCTGTTGTGGAGTATAAGTACATGAAGTTTGATGCTGAATTCCATAGTGATGTAGATACTTCTGAACAGAGGTATCCAGGAATTCCATAGCATTATCAGTTTGCCAACTACGAATCTGTTTCTGATACTAAGTACCCACCATACGATGAAATTCCTGAAAAGCTGTAAAAACATCACTTTTTTTATGTGGCAAAGACATCCAAGTCATTCTAGTACATTCATCGATAAATGTGACAAAATAACGGGCTTTCGATATGGTAGAGATTTTTGCAGGACCCCATCCATCAGAATGTATAACGACAAAAGGTTCTGAACTTTTATTCAAACTCGGTAAATAAGTAATACGATGGCTTTTAGCCATTTCACAAATATTGCAATGAAACTCAGAATCATGAACTACGTTAAAAAGATGCAGTTGTAATTTTCTAAGATATCAAAAGGAAAGATGTCCCAATCATCGGTACCATAACCATATTGTGGCTCGATCTGTATCTGAACTTCTAGTTTGATATGCTTGTCCGAATCTCTGTCCTCCATTTTCTGTAAGTTCTAAATAATAGAGTTTTCCACATTTAACACCATAACCAAGAATCTTCTGGGTCAGAATGTCCTGAAACACACAGAATAACGGCCAGAAGGTTACTGTACAATTAAGAGCAGAAGTAATTTGGCCAACTGACAACAGATTATGTTCAAGGGACGGGACAACTAGAACTCAGTTTAAAGTGAGATTTTGAGTTAAGATGACAGTGCCTTCCCCAACAGTAGGAGAGGTACTTCCGTTAGCTGTGGAAATAAAAGAATGTGTGGAAGAGTGGAGGGATTGTAACTGACCAGTGTCTCTAACCATGTGATCTGATGCACCTGTATCAATTATCCAATTATTATCCTTAGTAATTGCAGAGAATGTATTTGCCTTACCAGTGCTGCTAGAGTAAGTAACATTAACAGTCGGCGGAAGGTTATCAACAGCAGGCAGTTTATCAGCAGCGGTAGTTTGAGCTTCAGTTGTGGTCATCATGGCTTTTCCTGCAAATTTCTTCCTTGGTTTCTTTGAGAAATCCCACCATTCAGGATAACCAATGATCTCATAACACCTCTATTTTAAGTGTCCCGATTCACCACAATGCCCACAGACGAGGCCTGTGTATTTTCCAGCAGATGAATTATTTCGGTTCTTCATTGTTCCAGAAGCTGGTCCTTGACGAGGTTGGTTTGTAAACATGGCAGAGTGCACGAAGTGCTCACTGGTTGTTTGATAGTTCCCCATGGTTTGTCTTTGTTGAAACTCCCTCCTTATGCATGCGTATGTACTCTCCAAGTCCAGTTTTGGATCTTTGCGTAATATTTCTCCGCGGACTTGCTCAAACTCAGAATTAAGGCCACTCAGAAATATATGAACACGAAGTCGATGCATTGTTGAATGCAGCTGGACCACTCCTTCAACTGTCTCTCCTTGAGAGGCAGTTCTGTGAtcaatttcttgaaaaagagcCACCAGCTCATTGTAATAAATGGACACAGGTCTACCCTCTTATTTGATAGAGAAAGATTTCTGATTTAATTCAAATAGACGAGTTTCATCTGAGCCATCATAGAAGGTCTTCAACACAGCCTCCCATATTCCCTTGGCTGTGGATAGGCGAATAAATCGCTACATCAGTAACAGACTCATTGAATCAATAAGCCAACTTTTCACCTTTTGACTTTCAGTGATCCATGTTGCAAACATGGGATCTTCGGGTTCAGGTTTTTTTGTTGCTCCAGTGAGATATCCGGTTTTGTTACGAGCACCAATGCGCATCTCCATTAGTTGAGACCATAATGGataattattttcatctaaTATGATGCTGGTAGGGAATGCAGAATTGTCTTGGTGAATAATAATGGGTGATGTTTGGCTATTTTATGGAACGGGAACAATAGGGTTGAGGTTCGTCATGTAGTATGGGATTCGTGTGGGATTCGTGTTTGATTAattaggctctgataccatgtagaAAATAATGGTGTCTACTAGCTGAATTTTTCATCAGTATTCTTCTCCTTATAGGAGGAAATATATAGGCAGAGCTCTAAATAGGTAGTGCCCTGAATAGGCAGAGCTCTGAATAGGTAACAATCCTATTCTAAGAAAGTGTAGTAATTTTGTACAAGATTTGATATGACTCCTATAATTGATTAGATTCACATAATTACTGCCTATACGAGATTTGATCTGAATAGGCAGTAATcagattacaaaataatatttaatctagTTCCTATAATTAATCAGATTATAGAATCGCAACTAATCATGTCAACAGTCCTCGAGTTCATATTGTCCATAAAAACATCCAACATATCCTTCTTCAAGTAGAACCTCCTCATTCAGAAATTAGCGTCCATCATGAACTAGTCTTTTATGATCTCCAACCATTGTAACTTGaaaccacattaaaaaaaaaccactaggAATCATTGGTTTCTGATACAAATTGACGCAGacaaaaacaatacaagaaagATAGCAAACACAAGTAAcacaaaattttatcaaatagggTCAGCactaaaaatcctaattaagaattttattattgaatatttctCTTCAAGTAGTTTGTtgaaatataacataaaaaactaaCGCAAGTGGAAGCTATAAGGATAGCAATAACATAGACAACACAAAAGGTTGATAAGCGAAAAGGGTTGCAGATGTAAACTCTAaattcacaattttattttcagaaaataaggCTATGAAATTTGTCTTTTTATGAGGTTTACATAAGTTTTAATTAGGTTAGAAAACCCTATCTCTacgagaaaataaataaacattagaAAGCATAAAGGAAATTAACGcagaatttgaaataaaaaaaatctaaaaaaacctaggaaaaataacaaaattgatccAAAAAACAACTCTTGAGCCTAATTTTGAGAAATCTAATGGTCCAATGACCGATGATATGGTTCTCAATTGAAAAGCTACCTGTAAAATCTGTAGAATCACTTCGAAAGCACAAAGGAAATTAACGcagaattctaaataaaaaaaatccaaaaaaacctaggaaaaataacaaaattgatccAAAAGACAACTCTTGGGCCTAATTTTGAGAAATCCAATGGTCCAATGACCGATGAAATGATTCTCAATTGGAAAACTACTTGTAGAATCTGTAGAATCACATGGAAAAATTTGAGCTTGATATCCAATGCTCTAATCTCCTGTTATCGCCTTTTTGACCTATCCTACTAAtccataataatatatattgggtcatccatataatatatatgtgtcAAATTCTCATTTAATTATGACATATCTCATCTGAATGCTAATAATCTTCAATGTGTACAAACTTAGTTGCATCAACAACCCCATTTATACTAGTAATGGcctaaattgaagaagaaaaaataaattttttaaactgaataatttctaaaataaatagataaaataaaattatcaagtgtgatatttgattttctaaaataaataggaaaaaaattaaaataccataaaagaaaactattttttaaataaaaaaacaaaataaaaaaaataatcctactCGTtgtataaagaaaatgaaaatattttaaacatatagatatgaaattaattaagggTATTGTTGTCCGTTAATGATTATCAAAATTACAACCTTTATAACTTGATACTCTGTGGAGATCGAAACATCTACGTACtatgctaacaaaaaaaaaatggcttctACAAAACTAGTCTTCTCATTCATCGTTGCTTCCTTCTTGGTCTTCCTTCTACCTCCATCTCATGCTGCTTCTCACTCAGATTTCGAAGATATCAAGATATCATCCTCTATCGATTCTCAAATGGTTAACCTCTCTGTTTACTATGAAGCATTAAGCCCATCTTGTGCAACCTTCATTATCCAAAATCTCACAGGTGTCTTCGACGATGATCTCATCACCATCACCAATCTCAGGATGGTACCTTGGGGTAATGCTCATGTCAACGAAACAGACAACACCATCATTTGTCAGGTCATATCCATCTTCTCCATCTTCATTtgctattaaatttaaattgtcatCTACTCATCTGCCTGCCCGtacttttataattaaatggcGTTTTGGTAGGgccaaattttattcttttttctgttttttccaaCTACATGGAGATCACCATCTGCTTTGGATTTGGAATGATAGTTTGCATTGCCAGAACTTGAGAGACTTTTAAGGCTCAATGGATTGAAGCAGCTTAAGAATTGTTTATATGGAAAGCTAAGCAAAATTGTTTTAACTCATAGAGCCAAAATCTGTAAGATCCTACGTTTCCAAACAGGACAATGGAATACCAGAAAAGTGAAGGATTTACTGTGGACTCACCATTCATTAAGAACGAGGGtccattttctcttttttcatggTTAAGTATTTGACCTTGTTGAGTTTGCAAGATGGAAAGAAGAGAATAAATTATAACCATCAAAAATCAGCATTACGCCTTCACAGTCATTTCCATTGAAGGATGGCAACAGAAAATGTTAGCCCAGTTAATGCTGGATACCATAGTGATAAAGATGTGCAACCACCATAAAAATTTtcgtgtttcttttcttttcttttctagtaaTAGCTTTATTTCTCTTATGCAAATCTAAATTTACCAAATTAACAGAATGGTCGTGATGAATGTTTTCTGCATAAAATTCAAGCCTGCGCCATCAATGTCTGGAATGATGTGGTAGGACCTCCTTTCTATTCTTCCATGGCTATAATCACCCTATGCATATGTTCATAATAACTCGAAGCAAAATTATTgccaaatgtttttaaaataaattatttgaaaatagatttattcATCTATTCTCTATTGCAGGACAAATATTATGCACTGATTCACTGCATGGAGTTCCTTGTTATCGATGGAACGCATTCGGATTGGCAGTCTTGTTTCAACTCGCTTGGATTGTCTGAAGAACCTATTTTGGAGTGTTATAACAATGGAACTGGAGCAAAGGTAAcatcaaatactttttttaacttcatcatTTCCCAATTCTGATATCTCTTCTGTAGCGCTATGATGTCTTTCTTGTTCTTTCCCGTTGATTATGCCTTAACATTTAAGGCAAATTGATATGCAGCTTCAAGCTTTATATGGTTACGAAACTGCACATCTTGATCCGCCTCATGTGTTTATGCCTTGGGTAGTCGTGAATAATAAATCACTCGGAAAGGTTAGTCCCTAATCCTtggtttctctctttttctctagtGTGCAACTGATAACCCTACTACTAATGCAGGACTACGGAGATTTCACCACCTATATCTGCAGTGCATACGAAGGCAAAGTCAAGCCCAATGCCTGCAAATCATCCACCTAATAGTGTCAGCTCAATTAAGGAGGAAAGTCCTATCCATCCAGTTTGATACCATGGTGGGGCTAAGAATTTGACGTTTGTTGAGAACAATAAAGAGAATTCCAAGAAATTTCCTGTAAAGGGATTCAAGTAGTTTACTCTAGTGCATTTTGGCGAGTTGCTATGATATCCATATGCAAAAACTAGTCTAGCCTATTCAGAATTGTGCAGGTTTCAATGCCTGAGTTTCGCATTGTTGTACTGTTCGCTCTCTTTTAATGTCATATTAGTCTGACATTGGCAATCATTCTGATTTTGAGCTCCGAAACCGACAATGTCACGGATggcactaccagaaaaccggagaaaagcaacggaattaccgacggaaatattccgtcggtaattaataccgacggacataattccgtctcaaaatcggtcggtatataccgacggaatcattccgtcggtaatgccgtcggtatataccgacagaatatttccgtcggtatataccgtcgacttcaccgacggaatatacatttcgtctggaaatacgcaacggcatggtgacgtcaggctattttaccgacggaaagtaccgagggattcaaactgtgatagacgtacagtgacgtggcgatgtcaccgacggcatcaccgacggaatgaatccgtcggAAAAAGCCATTATATGCACCCACCTGCCGACACTctcatcctctgtttctccttcttcttctttcccatcccacctctcccctcccaaactcctcccaaactgcagccaaacacccatcccaaactctccactattctcaacacgagcactcaagtttcttatatcttgtacgtggtcacaatacccatttcttgtagattttatcatttttttgtaagtaaatctatcctttttaattagttttaatatttaattgtgaattttattgttttagtatatgtattttgttaacgtttgtacttgtttaattgttatttgtcaaagaaacttgtagtatgaatgtataattttgtagttgttataggttgttttagattttgtcaaattatatttgtttgtaaattgttgaaattttgtttgaattacaccgaattaaatgtgtcgttgtgatgaaataaataattaatagcttatttaagtgtcttgtttaattattatcaattatatttcgaagttgtgagtaattctgtaaatttatatatgtataaatttgtatgtatgaacgttgatagttgataattgataatgaatatttaacataagtgttgttttagtttgttggataatgtcggggaaaaccaatatttttgttatgttttatagaggttcaatagaagtcatggatgatcgttcatggatgtatcggaactcaccccaaggattgcggaggatggattattgtaacggtgtccagggttttattaatttcgcaacatctattccgaggaattttactgatggcggtattaggtgtccatgcaggaagtgtaaaaatttaaagtttctgcatcaagatgttgtaacgatgcatcttctaaccaaagggttcatggaagattacctgtgttggtatgctcacggagaactatttgttcctgatgagagcatggaagaacaggtggttgggtcaacttctagtgctagtaacatgcatgaagttggaaatgagaacagtaatccttacaggaatatggttatggatgcaatgagaatgagtgaagataatgtcaggggatgtccaatcgtagaagaagaacctaatgcagatgcagcaaggttttttgatctgttgagagattctgacgaaccattatgggatggctgcacgaaccacagtaaattatcagccgtagcacaggtgttcaccataaagtcagatcacgggttgagtgaggccggttatgacaagattattgaatgggcgagaagcattttacctgaagggaacaggctgaaagagaacttctatgctgccaagtccatgatgaaacccctcggtttaggataccagaaaattgatatatgccctaacttctgcatgttatactaccttgaaaatgccgagatgaccgagtgcatgacgtgcgggcattcccgttacaaacccagaactggtagagggaagactctcgtggcatataaaaaacttagatacttcccaatcacacctagactgcagaggttattcatgtcaccaaggactgctgagcacatgacatggcaccaatcacaccatgcggttgatggagtgatggttcatccttctgacggtgaagcctggaaacactttaacagtatgcatcctcccttttcagctgaatcaaggaacgtgcgtcttgggttgtgtacagacggattcaatccattcgggtcatttgctgctctttattcttgttggccggtcatactgacggtttataacttgccaccggggatgtgtatgaggccggagttcatgtttttatctatggtcataccatgtccgagcagtccggggcggaatatagatgtttgtcttcgtccgttgattgatgagttgacgcagttgtggtcctctagagctttgacttatgacatctcgaggaaacaaaattttgttatgagagcggctttgatgtggactatcaatgatttcccagcttatggaatggtttctggttggagcacgcatggaaagctagcatgtccatattgtatggagaacaacaaggcattcacgctaacaaacgggggtaaagcttctttttttgactgtcaccgtcgtttcttgccacataaccacaggtacagaaagaacagaaaggatttctttgttggcagggttgaaaatgatgttgcacccccgcgtctttccggtgaagaattgtttgatgttgtgtcagagtacggtgaaattgtgtttggtctccaatcaggtaagcagaagtttcctggttttggtttgacccataattgggtgaagcgaagtatattttgggagcttccttattggaagaccaatcttctccgccataaccttgacgtcatgcacattgaaaagaacgtgtttgagaacattttcaacaccgtcatggatgtgaaggggaagacaaaggacaacatcaaggctagattggatgtagcgctgttctgtaaccgtaaaaatatggagttggtttgtgatgggtcacgggtcgcaaaaccaagagcaagcttcgtgctagagaaaaacgcacaactactagtctacaaatggcttaagagtctgcgtttccccgatggacatgcctcggacatatcaaggctggttaatacggaggaatgcagattatatggaatgaagagtcatgactgccatgtgtttatgcaaacactcatcccattagcttttcgtgatttgttgccaaaggggatatgggatgcactaacggagattagtcatttcttcagagatatatgctccaacaagttgaatgttgatcacattgagaggcttgaaaagaatatcgtcgagacaatatgcaaacttgagatgatattccctccatcattttttgactcaatggagcatctacccgtacatttaccgtttgaggtaaaagttggaggaccggtccagtacagatggatgtatccattcgagaggttagatattacagttgctatgacatttataattaaatgtttttattttaatgtttttaattgataatatatatatatatatatatatatatatatatgtgcaggtacttgttcaatcttaaaaaaaaggttaagaacaaggcgcatgttgaggcgtcaatatgtgaggcgtatattgttgaggagatctcaacatttatctcatactatttcgaacctcatttgagaacgaggataaaccgtgttccacggcatgatgatggtggtgaagtgcattcaagtgggaacttgtcaatattctccaatcctggacgacccacacctaaaaatgccgtgaggggaagatatttgtctgaaatagagttcagacaagcacacaattatgtcctatttaactgtgatgagctaagaccttttattaagtaagtagatgttcgacttaaactttatcaagagtgtactatttatgttttgtgataccatacactcatatactttggaacaaccttgcaggcaacatcgacgatacttactgtccaataactcaaaGCTGACCGAATctcagatctttcaattacaagatgaacaatttgccacatggtttagaacacatgtaagtcctagcacaaactcattatctcttgcaatgtaattaattgtagtcaatgttacataatatccgtttattgattattgttgtatttaatttacgagctaggtttatcaaatgggaggtagtgctgctatttcactgtctttactatgtctaggccctgaaagaaaagtcaagtgctataatggatattttgtcaatggatatgtctttcatactgaagaatacgggcatggaagaaagacatacaacagcggtgtttgtattaagggatcgacttctagtgagtttgaagttgactactacggtagattggaagaggtcatcgaactgcaatatcatagcgagcaaaatagagtgtttttattcaaaagttattggtatgacacaactgacagaggaatcagagtagatcctcactatggtctcgttgaaatcaattcaaaagctagacaccgcaacgtaaacgacgtctttgttttcgcaaagcaatgccaacaagtttattacacatacaccccttcctttagaaaggaccgatcaagagttgattggttatccgttttaaaaacaaaacccaagggtcgtgtcgaggttgttcaggatgagaacgaagacacaagtgtgatagatgaagtctttcaagctagtgagttggttgaaccataccgagttgctccgtcgattgacttagaagaaaattcgaattttcgcgTTTttaacgatagtcttgttgatgttgacgcagaggagttgaatgttgttctgagctccactagtggaaaaaagaatgttgttgaagaagatgataatgaaattgaagagtgcgatgaagctgatgataacaattcaatggaggacgaagatgaaaattccgactaactaaacatgttataaagttttatttttataatgtaataatttgaaacatgaaatatttattcttctttaagggtcagccgttgttattatgttgtgtgtgttttttagttagcaattcaagattttttgagagggttacatataaaaaataagaaaaatttaccttttcaccgacgtatataccgacggactataacccgtcggtatttcacagagagttgcaaaaaaattacgggattttgccacattcaccgacggatataccgacggaatataacccgtcggtatttcacagagagttggaaaaaaattacgggattttgccacattcaccgacggatttccgACAGCTTTTCCGACGCcaataccgacggcatcaccgacggaattgtccgcacgcatgtctgacacgtgtccgtctgcaccatcaccgacggcattgccgacggatcgaaaagtttggcgggattttcgaacttttttggtgcgcatttcaattaatttccgacggaattaccgacggaaattaattgcaccgacagcaattaagggccg of Populus trichocarpa isolate Nisqually-1 chromosome 16, P.trichocarpa_v4.1, whole genome shotgun sequence contains these proteins:
- the LOC18106320 gene encoding gamma-interferon-responsive lysosomal thiol protein, with amino-acid sequence MASTKLVFSFIVASFLVFLLPPSHAASHSDFEDIKISSSIDSQMVNLSVYYEALSPSCATFIIQNLTGVFDDDLITITNLRMVPWGNAHVNETDNTIICQNGRDECFLHKIQACAINVWNDVDKYYALIHCMEFLVIDGTHSDWQSCFNSLGLSEEPILECYNNGTGAKLQALYGYETAHLDPPHVFMPWVVVNNKSLGKDYGDFTTYICSAYEGKVKPNACKSST